Genomic segment of Tissierella sp.:
CGACAGTCAGGACAGTCAGCAAGATGTTCGAGAAGGGTTGTTTTATCATGATTACTTATTGTATTATTGATATAAGCAATAATGAAATCACTAATATTTAGGCATTCATTAGTCATAAGCGCTCTCCCTTTCATTGAGCAAAGGTCTTAACTTATTCTTTATAGAATATACTTTGCTTTTTATTGTACCTATTGGAATTCCGGTAATGCTTTGGATTTCAGTGTATGAAAGCTGTGCATTAAATATTAAAAAAAGTAGCTCCCTATCTATTTGTGGTAAAGTAGATAAAGATTTTTTAATATCAACCTGATCTATGATATTTTCAATATCATTAGATAGACAAATGTTTTTCTCAATTTCCCCAAATTCCATTACTTCAAAATTGCTGCGATTATAATGTTTGCGATAAAAATCATTGATTTTATTTCGGCATATACCTATAATCCATGTTTTAAAGGTTGAAGTTTTTTTAAAACCCTTTATTCCTTGCCAAATTCCTAGCATGGTTTCCTGTAATACATCATTTACATCATCTTTGTTTGAAATGTTGGTGAGGATATAGTTATATAGAATTTTCATATATTGATTCATTATAAGTTCGAAGGACCTGGTATTGCCTTGTATTGCTTCTTCTAATAGTTGGTCTATAGTCTGAGTATTATTAAAATAACTTATCTACATCACCCCCTTGAACACCCTTACATATACTTAGTCGCAATAAATATAAAAATGGTTCGAAAGAAAATAAGAATATTTTTATATACTATTATATCGGATATAAAAACAATTTAGTATTTAGTATAGATAAAGCCAGGAGAAATCATCTCCTGGCTTTGCTTATTCTTCTTCAACTAATGCAACTGCTCTAATAGGTGAGCCTGTACCTTCTCTAATCTTAAGTGGCAATCCCATATATAAAAATCTTTTGTTTACCAATTTGTCTAAGTTACACAAATTCTCAGTATTAGTTATATGGTATTCCCCACAAATGAGATGAGCTGAGAAATCAGTATCATCTGGCGTTAAATCAATAGCAGGTGCATCTACTCCTATGTTCACTACTCCTTGCTCAGCTAACCATTTTGCAGCATCATAGCTTAGTCCAGAATAATCAGTTTGAAACATGTCTGTACCAAAATTTCTATCATGATGGCCTGTATACAGTAGAACTATATCCCCAGGTCTGATTTCTTGTCCAGATCGGGATAAGGCTTCTTCTAAATCCCTAGGTTCGAAATAGTTTGGGTATCTTATATGGGATAGATCTAAACATATAGCTGAGCCCCAAAAATACTCTAAAGGCATATTGTCGATGGTTGGCCCTTCGGGATTATATTCCCATACTCCGTCACTATGTGTACCGGCATGTTCGCTAATAAGTAAATTCCTTGCGGAGAATCCTAGGGTCTTACTTCCGGTTAATTTCATATTTTCTTCATGACTCATATTACTCATTATAAAGGTCTTCTGATGAATTGGAAAAACGCTCATGCCTTGAAAAATTTCTTGAGATAGGTCAACTAGCTTTAAAGCCATTAAATCCCCTCCAAATATTTAATTAAGTATACTAAATAATTATTTTTATTATTATTATTATAACTGATTACCCAAATAAAGGGTATATAAAAGATATACAAAAATCTTATTAGAATCACACAAAAGATTTGGAATAATTGTTAGTCTCATGGTATATTTTTATAGAAAACTAACAAGGAATATTTACAAGCGTTGTGATATTATTAATACAAATTTAATATTTATAAGGGGGTTATAAGATGTATGATGTTTTAGTAACAAATGCAAGGATACCTCAAGGTGATGATACTATACTAACGAACATTTTAGTTAAAGATGAGAAGATAGCTGGTTTTTTAGACTCAGTAGAGGGTGTAAAAGCAAAAGAGATAATCGATGCAAAGGGAAATTTGACTTTGCCAGGATGCATAGATTCACATACACATTTCATGTATCAAGGATTTCCACATAGAGAAAATTTCCTAACAGGTACTGCTGCTGCAGCTTCAGGCGGGATAACTACAGTTATTGATATGCCATGTTGTTCAGTGCCATCTGCAAGGTCTGCCAAGCAATTACAATTAAAGATAGATTTAGTTCAGCCACAGGCTCTAGTAGATTTTGCCCTATGGGGTGGAGTTACAGGTGAAGATGTAAGAGAAGGTTGGTTAGATCATGTTCAAGAGCAAGCAGATTATGGAGTAGTTGCATTTAAAGCTTATATGACTCCATCAGTTCCTACATTTCCAAGAGTTACAGATCCAGAGATGTATGAAGCATTTAAAGCAGTTGCGAAAACAGGTCTACCAGTAGGTATTCATGCTGAAAACTATTCCATGTGTGATTACTATGTAAAGGATTTCCAAAAACAAGGTAGAATGGATGGTCCAGCTTGGGCTGAAGCAAGAATGGAATTAGCTGAAAAAGTAGCTATACAATTAGGTATTAGCTTTGCTGAAGAATCAGGAGCTAGACTTCATATTGTTCACATGAGTACAGGAATTGGTGCAAAATTAGTAGGAGAAGCAAAGAAAAAAGGATTAAATGTTACATCTGAGACTTGCCCTCACTACTTGACACTAAATGCTCAAGATGCAATGACAGAGCATGGTGCCTTTGCAAAAATAGCTCCACCACTTAGAACTAAAAGAGATAATGAAGAATTATGGGAAGGCCTTAACAATGGTAGCGTAGACTTTATAGGTACTGACCATGCTCCTTATGAAATAGAAAGCGAAAAAGCTAGAGAAGGTATGAATGTATGGACAGCTTTCCCAGGAATACCAGGAGTTGAAACTATGGTTCCTATACTAGTTAGTGAAGGCTATAATAAGGGAAGAGTTTCTCTTTCTAAATTAGTTGATATATTAAGTAAAAATGCAGCAGTTCATTATGGATTATATCCAAAGAAGGGTGCTATGCATATAGGTTCAGATGCAGACTTTACTATAATAGATTTAGATAAAGAATGGACTATTAATCCAAAAGAACAAGCTTCCATGTGTGGTTATTCACCGCTTGAAGGCATGAACTTAAAGGGTAAAGTTGCAAAGACAGTAGTTCGTGGGCATCTAGTATTTGAAGATATAGATGAAAGCTCTTTAGCTAAATTAACTGATGATGAACTTAAAACAATAGTTCACAATTTCCCAGCAGGAATAGAAGAAAAATATGCTGACGAATTCAGTCAATATCCACATCTATATAGTGCTGAATATGAAAACAGCTATAGAATAAATCATCCAGAAGTAATTGATAAACATATAAGAGGAATCAAAGGCATAGTTGCTAAGCCTGGATTTGGTCAATTCATAAAGAGACAAAGTATTCAAGTATTACCAAGAGAAATAAAATACTAATTACAAAACATAAGGAGGAATTAAGAAATGGCAAGACACGCAATTTTAGTAATAGATATGTTAAATGATTTCGGTAATCCAAAAGGAGCTTTATATTGTGAAGGAACAACAATAGTTACTCCAAAGCTTCAAGAATTATTTAAATGGGTTAGGGAAAGACAGGCAGCAGGAAAAGACGATGTACAATTAGTTCACATTCAAGAAGCTCATAGAAAAAATGATGCAGACTTTAAAGTAAGACCAGTTCATGCAGTAGATGGAACTTGGGGATCTGATTTTATTCCTGAGTTAAAGCCAGAAGGTGATGAGTATATAGTTAAGAAGAGAAGACATAGTGCATTTGCTCATACTGATTTAGAATTATTCCTAAGAGAAGAAAATATAGAGACAGTAGTTGTAACAGGTACATGGACTAATGTTTGTGTAAGATCTACAGCCACAGATGCTTTAGCAAGAGCATTTAAGGTAATATCCCTTACTGATGGGATTCATTCTAAGACTCAAGAAATGCATGAATATGGATTAAATGACTTAAGTATATTCACAAAATTAATGACAATTGCTGAATACGAAGATGCTATGGACAAAGGAATTGACCCATGGGCAGGCGGCGGAGACGCAGAAAATAAAGTTAAATAAGAAGAGAGGGACAGGTTTACTGTCCCTAATTTTCAAAAAGGGACAAGGGGACAGGAGTACTGTCCCGCAAAGATGAACAAGGTCTATGTCCCAGAAACATAGAAAGCGAGGAAGCACAATGAGGATAGTAGTTGGGATATCTGGGGGAAGTGGTTCGATTTATGCAGTTTCCCTCCTAAAAGCCTTGAAGGAATTAAATATTGAGACTCATCTTGTAGTATCTACTATGGGGGAGTATGTAACGGAACATGAATGTGGTGTTAATCTAGAGGAACTAAAATCTCTAGCAACTCATTATCATGATAACAAAAACTTTGCAGCTCCAATTTCCAGCGGTTCCTTTAAAGTAGATAAAACAATAATATTACCATGTTCGATGAAAACATTAGCATCTGTTGCTTGTGGTTTTTCAGACTCTTTGCTAGCTAGGGCCTGTGATGTAACAATAAAGGAAGGGCGACCGCTGATATTGGTGCCTAGAGAAACACCTTTAAGCCCTATACATTTGGAAAATATGTTGAAGCTATCTCGTATGGGAGTAACTATTTTTCCACCGAGTCCAGGATTTTATAATCATCCACAGACAATAGAAGATATAGTATTTAATATGACTGGAAGATTATTAGATGCCCTAGGGATTGAAAATAATCTTGTAAAAAGATGGACAGGACAGTAGAAAGGAGGGTTGCTAATTGGAAAGACAAATGCTTAGACATACCCTAGATAGATTAAGAAGTAAAGATTTGCTATTAGAATGTAATAAAGAAGTTGACTATGTATATGAAATGGGCGCAATACTTAGTTATTATAACAATAAAAAGCCTATGTTGTTTAACAAGATAAAGAATAATCAACTGTCTTCAATAGGAGGCCTATATGGAGATAGGGATATTATTTATGACTTACTTAATTTAAATCATGAGAATAGAATAGAAAGATTTATGGATGCAATAGTTAATCCTGAGCCTTACAAAGTAGTGCAAAATGGACCTATAAGAGAAAACATTATAAAAAGAAACATAGATTTACAAAAACTATTACCAATTAACAAATTTCAAGAAAAGGATTCTTCAAGCTTTATCACAGCTGGAGTAATGGTAGTGAAGGATCCAGATACTGGAAGATATTTTACTTCTGTTAGAAGACTTCAAGTAAATGGAGGAAATAAGCTATCAGCTTTAATAGCTTCACCAAAGTTAACTAATGATTTCTTGAAACTAGAGAAACTGAACAAACCTTTAGAAGTAGCCATAGTTTTTGGATATGATGCAGCATTTTTAATGGCATCTCAAATCAGTTCTGCAACCTATGGTGTAGATAAATATCAAGTAGATAGTAGATTAAGAGGTGAAGCTCTAGAACTTGTACAATGTGAAACTGTAGATATTTTAGTCCCAGCCTTTGCAGAGATTGTTTTAGAAGGTAGAATTGTACCAGGTAAGAGAGAATTAGAAGGACCATTTGGAGAATTAATGGGATATTACGGTGCCCAGGCTCCTCATCCAATTATAGAAGTAGATGCAGTGATGCATAGAAATAATCCTATTTATCAAACAGCTTTTCCATGTAGAGAAGAGCATGTGACTAATGGTTTGATAAGGGAAATAGAGCTATATTATCACCTAAAAAATCAATTAGATGTAGTAGATGTAAATGTAACAGAAGGTGGAGGATATAGATTCAATGCCGTTATATCCATTAGAAAACACAAAAAAGGTGATGGGAAAACAGCAATTCTGGCAGCACTAGGTCTGAATAAAGATTTAAAACATGTAGTTATAGTAGACGAGGATGTAGATATATTTGATCTTAGAGATATAGAATGGGCAATAACTACTAGAGCTCAAGCATCACAGGATTTCACTGTAATTGAAGGAGCCCTAGGATCTTCACTAGAGCCTTCCCATGACCTTAGAGGGGTTACAGATAAATTAGGTATAGATGCAACAAAACCTCTAGAGGATAAAGATGAAAAATTTAGTAGAGCTATTATACCAGGATATGATAATATAGATATAAGTAAATACTTTCAAAGTATATAGTAAGAAGATATTATAATACAAATAATTAGACTATATGCGGGGAAGTACCCAAATATTTAATGAAGAAGGTGGGGTAAAGTGAGAGAAGCTATAGGAATGGTTGAAACTAAATCTATGGTTGCAGCCATTGAGGCAGCAGATACTATGCTAAAAGCTGCTAGTGTAAGGATTATGGATTTTCAATTAGTAGGATCCGGACTGGTATCAGTTACAGTTACAGGAGATGTAGCTGCAGTTACAGCAGCAGTAGAAAATGCCAAGATAAGAGCAGCTCAAATAGCAGAGGTAGTTTCAGCAAATGTAATTCCAAGACCTCATGATGAAGTTGATAAAATATTTAATTTTGATGGTGGTGAATAATCATGGCTAATCCATTATCTAGAGTTGCAATGGGAAACATTATAAAAGACAAAAGTTCAATAATTAGCCCTAGACTTGAAGGAAATGGGTCAAATTTAGATAACAAAGAAAATGAATTAATATTTGACATTATAAAAGGTACAAGAGAAGTAGCAGAAATAAAAACAAAGAATGCTAGCATAACCCTAGAAGAGGCAGCAAATAGAATAAAAAATAACCGTTAGTTAAGACGGAGGTGTGATATGAATAAAGCATTAGGTCTTATAGAAGCATTAGGACTTACAACTGCAGTTACTGCTTTAGATGCAGCATCAAAGGCAGCAGAAGTGACTTTAGTTGGAGTAGAAAAGATAATAGGTGTAGGAAAAGCTGTAGGAGTAAATATTCAAATAGCTGGAGAAGTAGCGGCTGTGCAAGCAGCAGTAGATGCAGGAGTTCAGGCTGGAAATAGAGTAGGTACCATATTTTCATCCCATGTAATACCAAGACCCCATGAAGAGGTAGATGCATTGATTGCTAAGTTTGCAAAAAATTTAAATACTCATAGTGAAAAAACAGAAGTAAAAAAAGAAAAAGAAGTTAAGCCAAAGGAAGAGAGTAAGAAAAAATAGTGGAATTTTAACTTAAATACAAGGAGGAATAATGATGAGTCAAGCATTAGGATTAGTTGAAACTAAAGGATTAGTAGGTAGTATTGAGGCAGCAGATGCAATGGTAAAGGCTGCAAATGTTACTTTAGTAGGATATGAGAAAATTGGTTTTGGTCTTGTAACTATAATGGTTAGAGGAGATGTTGGTGCAGTTAAGGCAGCAGTAGATGCAGGTGCAGAAGCAGCAAGATCAGTTGGAGAACTTCACTCAGTTCATGTAATACCAAGACCACATGCGGAAGTTGAAAGAGTTATCTTAAAACAATACGAATAATCAAATTGGAGTGTTTTAGATGAAAACGAAGATAACTGAAAATATACTTCAGGATATATCTAATAGGCTCAAGGGTGAATCCCCCTCTTCAAAAGGGGAAAAAGCCCTTGTAGTTCTCACTGGATCCACTATTGGATTAGATAAAAGAATAAAGCATATCAAAGAACTTAAAAATAAAGGGCTTCAAATATCTTTGGCTTTTTCATTTATGGCAGAGCAATTAATTGATACAAAAGAGATTATTAACCTTTTGTCTCCAGTAAATGTATATAGAGAATCTGATATTTTCAGACTTAAAGATATAACAAAAGATTATTCAAGCATAATAGCTCCAAATATCACAATGAATACTCTTTCAAAAGTAACATTGGGAATGATAGATTCTTGCATACCAACTCTTATTTGGACTTTCCTATATGGAGGGAAAAAAGTAGTTATTGACTTTAGCTCAGTGAGGTATTACTTGGGAGAAGAAACAAATAATAAAGAAATCTCAAATATACTTGAGAATCATATTTCTACCATAAAGAAAATGGGTGCAAGAGAAATAAAAGAAGATAATTACTTAGAGAATTTTAGCATAATGTTAGAATCAAATAAAATAGACTTAAACAAGACTAATCGTATAAATGAAAATAAAAAAGTAATTACTGAGAGAGATATACTAAATTTAACTCAAAATCAAAACTTGAATCTATTAAATGGCACTATAATTACACCATTAGCAAAGGATAGAGCAAGAGAGATGAACATACAAATTAACTTCAATAAGGGGGGCTAGTTTTGCACATTGGAAGAGTTATCGGAACAGTAGTAGCAACACGAAAAGATGAAAAATTAGTGGGATCAAAACTAATGGTAACACAGCCTCTCGATCTAAATCTTTCACCTAAAGGAGACCCACTTATTGCTGTAGATACTGTAGGTGCAGGTATAGGAGAATTAGTAGCCTTTACTACAGGTACTGCCAGTAGAATTGCAGCTAGAAAGATGGATGCACCTATAGATGCTGCAATAGTAGGTATTATAGATGAAATAGATATTAATAAAACTCTATTAGATAAAGAGTAGAGGGGAGGTAATATATTTGAGAGACACAAAATACTTAAAGATGGCAATGGAGTACAGATCTTCCATAGATGCCCTAATGGGAAGCAAGGAACATGCAGATGTAGTCTTGACCAATGGTCAAGTAATAAATGTAATTACTAGAGAGATATATAAGGCTGATATAGCTATTAAACATAAATATATTCTATTAGTAGGAGATTGTAAGGATTTAATTGGACCTGAAACTACTGTAATAGATGTGGAAGGAAAATACCTATCACCTGGATTCATAGATTCACATATGCATTTTGAGTCTAGTATGCTTACTGTTACAGAATTTTCAAGACTTTCCATACCTTCAGGGACAACTACTTTAGTGGCAGATCCACATGAAATAGGAAATGCCCTCGGACCAATAGGTATGAAGGCTATGGCAGATGAGATAGATTTTGTCCCATCTAATGTATATTTAGTAGTACCTGCCCTTACACCAGATTGTCCTGATTTAGAAACAGCAGGATATGATGTTAATTCTAAGGATATGGAAGACTTACTAAATTACAAGAATATAATCGGAATTGGTGAATTACAAGGATTTAGTAATGCAAAGCATGTATATAGAAATACACCTGAGATAATTACAGATCTACTTTCTTCAACTATGTATGCAAGATCTAAAAATATGGTAGTAGATGGAAATGCTCCAGAATTATTCGGAAAAGAATTAGCAGCACATATAATTGCAGCAGCAGGAAAATGTTCCTGTCATGAAACTACTACAAAGGCAGAAGCAGTAGAAAAACTACGTCAAGGAGTATATGTTTTCATGAGAGAAGGTTCTACTCAAAAGAATATGGCGGAATGTATCCGAGCTGTAACTGAAGAGGGAATGGACTCTAGAAGATGTATATTAGCCACTGATGATATGGTAGCAGCAGATTTAGAGACTGTAGGACATATGAACGAAATAGTTAGAAGAACAATAAAGCAAGGCGTAAGCCCTGCAGAAGCTATACAAATGGTTACTATAAATCCAGCAACCTATTTTGGCTTTGACCATGTTGGCGTACTATCTCCAGGAAAACAAGCTGATATTGCCATAATAGATGATTTAACCGAAATGACAGTAGCAGGAGTATTTTTAAAGGGTAAGCTAGTTGCATCTAAGGGAGAACTATTGATAGATCTACCTAGATATACTTATCCTGAGGAAGTAAAAAAATCTGTTAAAATAGGTCCGATTTCTGAAAAGGATTTGGAAATAGAAGCAGAAGGTTCCAATGCTAGGGTAAGGTGTATAGAAGTTATACCAGATCAAAACTTAACTGGCAAATCTGAAGAAACATTAAGAGTTAACAGAGGCGTAGTTGAAGCAGATATATCCAAGGATACTCTATATATAGCTTGTGTTGAGAGATATAATCGTACAAATTACATTGGGAAGGCTTTTGTAAAAGGTTTTGGTATGAAAGAAGGAGCATTTGCAGAGTCTGTTGCTCATGATACTCACAATATTTTAGTTGCAGGAACAAACATTAGAGATATGACTATTGCTGTAAACGCGGTTATTGAAATGGGTGGAGGTATAGCCATCGCAAACAAAGGAAGAATTATATCTGAAATGAGACTACCTGTAGGGGGACTTATAACTGATGAACTAGACGGACACCAAGTAAGCCAAAAGATAGCTGAAGTTGAAAATGTTATAATAAAGGATTTGGGATGCAAAATCCATGCTCCTTTAATGCATTTATCATTTTTAGCATTATCTACTAGTCCCGCTTGGAAAATAACTGATAAAGGACTTATAGATGTAAATAACTTTAAGATTCTTTCACCAGTTATCAAATAAGATTTAGTTTAATTACTAAATATATATTAAGTAGGAAGGAGGACTTTTTTCTAATACTTATTAATAAGGAGGAATATTATGTCTAGTAAAAATGATGCAGCGGTTGGTTTTTTCGAAAAGCAATTTAGACTAAAGGAACATAAGACAGATGTAAGAACCGAAATAATGGCAGGTATTACAACTTTCATGACCATGGCTTATATCTTGATAGTAAACCCTGACATACTTTCACAAGCAGGTATGGATTTTGGTGGAGTATTTACAGCAACTGCAATTTCATCTTTAATAGCCTGTGTAGCTATGGCATTCATGGCAAACTATCCTTTTGCACTTGCACCAGGTATGGGACTTAATGCATTCTTAACTTACACTGTAGTATTTGGTATGGGACATACATGGCAGTTTGCTTTAACAGCAGTATTTATTGAAGGGATTATATTCATTTTATTATCATTCTTCCAAATAAGAGAAGCTATATTTAATTCAATTCCTATGAATTTAAAGAAGGCAGTATCTGTAGGTATAGGTTTATTTATAGCATTAATAGGTTTCACAAATGCAGGAATTGTAGTAAAAGAAGGCGGAACAATACTTAATTTAGGTGATTTAACAGCTAATGGACCATTATTAGCACTAATAGGCCTAGTAGTTACAGGATTCCTTTTAGCTAGAAAGGTAAAAGGCGCATTATTCTTTGGTATTTTGATTACAACAATCATTGGTATACCAATGGGTGTCAGTTATATGCCTAATGGAACTTTCTTAGGAATATTTTCAGCACCACCATCATTAGCTCCAGTATTCATGAAGTTTGAGTGGGCTAATATATTAACATTTGACATGCTTATAGTAGTATTCACATTCCTATTTGTAGACGTATTTGATACTGTAGGTACTTTAATTGGGGTATCCTCTAAGGCAGGTATGTTAGACAAAGATGGTAAATTACCTAAAGTAAAAGAAGCTCTTTTAGCAGATGCTATAGGAACTACTGTTGGTGCTTGCTTAGGTACATCTACAGTAACTACATTCGTAGAATCAGCAGCAGGAGTTTCAGAAGGCGGTAGAACAGGACTTACTTCCTTAACTACAGGAATTATGTTTGGATTAGCACTAATACTTGCACCATTATTCGGAATGGTACCAGGAGAAGCAACAGCACCAGCATTAATATTAGTTGGATTATTCATGATGAGTCCAATTAAAGAAATCGATTTAGAAGATTATACAGAAGCAATACCAGCATTCTTGACAATCGTTATGATGCCTTTCGCATATAGTATAGCCGAAGGAATCGTATTTGGTATGGTTTCATATGTAATATTAAAATTAGTAGCAGGAAAAGCAAAAGAAATATCACCAATTATGTATGTATTAGCGATATTATTCATAGCAAAGACAATATTTATGTAGCAACCATAAGCCGCCTTCTATACGGAGGCGGCTTTTTAAAAACAAAGAATCCTATTATGAGGGGTGTAAATATGACCTTAAATCAAGTCTATAACGGAAATAGTATAGATGAAGTAGTAGAGTTACTTGGGAAATATGGCAAGGAAGCAAAAATAGTAGCAGGTGGAACTGATATTGTTATTGCCCTAAAAAACGAGAAAATATCACCTAGAGTGTTAATAGATATTACAAAAATTGATGAATTAAAAAAGATTGAGGATGATGGAGAGTATATTACTTTAGGTGCTGGAGTTACTTTTACTCAGATTGTGGAGAATGATATATTTCATGGCAATTTAAGAGGATTATATAAGGCTTGTAGAATGGTAGGATCACCTCAAATAAGAAACAAGGGAACCATAGGAGGAAATATTGCAAATGGTTCAGCAGCTGCTGATTCTATTCCGCCACTTATAGCTTTAGGTAGTATAGTTAGCCTTGTAAGTTCTGATGGAGTAAGAGAGATACCATTAGAAGACTATTACTATGACCAAGTAAGAGATAATGAACTTCTAAGATCTATTAGATTTAAAAAACCTAAGGATAATCAAGTTCTAAACTTCTCCAAGCTAGGTCTTAGAAAAGCTTTGGCAATATCTAGACTTACAACAGCAGTTTTACTTGAATTTGATGAGAATAATATTATACAGTTTGTTAGAGCTGCCAGTGGAGCATTGGGGAAATATCCCATGAGGGAAATAGAAGTGGAAGAGTATCTCTTAGGTAAAAAGATTAAGAATGAAACCATAGATGGAGCTGTAGATGCATTACAAATAGCCATGGATGAAAGGCTAAAAGGCAGGTCTACTCTGCCATATAAGAGGACTGCCATTGTTAGTATATTAAGAGAAACATTAGAGTCTGGAAATGAATCTAAGAATGAGGTGGGTGCATGGTAAACATAGGTCTTACAGTAAATCAAAAATTGTTTGAAATTTCTGTAGATGAGAACTTGAGATTAATAGATTTATTAAGAGATAAACTAGGGTTTCACGGCACCAAAGAGGGTTGTGGAGAAGGTGAATGTGGTGCTTGCACTGTAATAATGGATGGCGAGACGGTTAACTCTTGTCTAGTAATGGCTTTTCAAGCCAATGGCTCTAATATTACAACAATAGAAGGAATGGAAAAGGATGGGAAACTTCATCCTATACAACAAGCCTATATAGATGCTGGAGCAGTACAATGTGGATTCTGTATACCTGGCATGGTTCTATCTACCAAAGCTCTATTAGATAAAAATTCTCATCCCAATAGAGATGAGA
This window contains:
- a CDS encoding sigma-70 family RNA polymerase sigma factor encodes the protein MNQYMKILYNYILTNISNKDDVNDVLQETMLGIWQGIKGFKKTSTFKTWIIGICRNKINDFYRKHYNRSNFEVMEFGEIEKNICLSNDIENIIDQVDIKKSLSTLPQIDRELLFLIFNAQLSYTEIQSITGIPIGTIKSKVYSIKNKLRPLLNERESAYD
- a CDS encoding EutN/CcmL family microcompartment protein, encoding MHIGRVIGTVVATRKDEKLVGSKLMVTQPLDLNLSPKGDPLIAVDTVGAGIGELVAFTTGTASRIAARKMDAPIDAAIVGIIDEIDINKTLLDKE
- a CDS encoding BMC domain-containing protein produces the protein MREAIGMVETKSMVAAIEAADTMLKAASVRIMDFQLVGSGLVSVTVTGDVAAVTAAVENAKIRAAQIAEVVSANVIPRPHDEVDKIFNFDGGE
- a CDS encoding UbiX family flavin prenyltransferase gives rise to the protein MRIVVGISGGSGSIYAVSLLKALKELNIETHLVVSTMGEYVTEHECGVNLEELKSLATHYHDNKNFAAPISSGSFKVDKTIILPCSMKTLASVACGFSDSLLARACDVTIKEGRPLILVPRETPLSPIHLENMLKLSRMGVTIFPPSPGFYNHPQTIEDIVFNMTGRLLDALGIENNLVKRWTGQ
- a CDS encoding flavoprotein → MKTKITENILQDISNRLKGESPSSKGEKALVVLTGSTIGLDKRIKHIKELKNKGLQISLAFSFMAEQLIDTKEIINLLSPVNVYRESDIFRLKDITKDYSSIIAPNITMNTLSKVTLGMIDSCIPTLIWTFLYGGKKVVIDFSSVRYYLGEETNNKEISNILENHISTIKKMGAREIKEDNYLENFSIMLESNKIDLNKTNRINENKKVITERDILNLTQNQNLNLLNGTIITPLAKDRAREMNIQINFNKGG
- a CDS encoding UbiD family decarboxylase — translated: MERQMLRHTLDRLRSKDLLLECNKEVDYVYEMGAILSYYNNKKPMLFNKIKNNQLSSIGGLYGDRDIIYDLLNLNHENRIERFMDAIVNPEPYKVVQNGPIRENIIKRNIDLQKLLPINKFQEKDSSSFITAGVMVVKDPDTGRYFTSVRRLQVNGGNKLSALIASPKLTNDFLKLEKLNKPLEVAIVFGYDAAFLMASQISSATYGVDKYQVDSRLRGEALELVQCETVDILVPAFAEIVLEGRIVPGKRELEGPFGELMGYYGAQAPHPIIEVDAVMHRNNPIYQTAFPCREEHVTNGLIREIELYYHLKNQLDVVDVNVTEGGGYRFNAVISIRKHKKGDGKTAILAALGLNKDLKHVVIVDEDVDIFDLRDIEWAITTRAQASQDFTVIEGALGSSLEPSHDLRGVTDKLGIDATKPLEDKDEKFSRAIIPGYDNIDISKYFQSI
- a CDS encoding dihydroorotase, whose translation is MYDVLVTNARIPQGDDTILTNILVKDEKIAGFLDSVEGVKAKEIIDAKGNLTLPGCIDSHTHFMYQGFPHRENFLTGTAAAASGGITTVIDMPCCSVPSARSAKQLQLKIDLVQPQALVDFALWGGVTGEDVREGWLDHVQEQADYGVVAFKAYMTPSVPTFPRVTDPEMYEAFKAVAKTGLPVGIHAENYSMCDYYVKDFQKQGRMDGPAWAEARMELAEKVAIQLGISFAEESGARLHIVHMSTGIGAKLVGEAKKKGLNVTSETCPHYLTLNAQDAMTEHGAFAKIAPPLRTKRDNEELWEGLNNGSVDFIGTDHAPYEIESEKAREGMNVWTAFPGIPGVETMVPILVSEGYNKGRVSLSKLVDILSKNAAVHYGLYPKKGAMHIGSDADFTIIDLDKEWTINPKEQASMCGYSPLEGMNLKGKVAKTVVRGHLVFEDIDESSLAKLTDDELKTIVHNFPAGIEEKYADEFSQYPHLYSAEYENSYRINHPEVIDKHIRGIKGIVAKPGFGQFIKRQSIQVLPREIKY
- a CDS encoding cyclase family protein, producing the protein MALKLVDLSQEIFQGMSVFPIHQKTFIMSNMSHEENMKLTGSKTLGFSARNLLISEHAGTHSDGVWEYNPEGPTIDNMPLEYFWGSAICLDLSHIRYPNYFEPRDLEEALSRSGQEIRPGDIVLLYTGHHDRNFGTDMFQTDYSGLSYDAAKWLAEQGVVNIGVDAPAIDLTPDDTDFSAHLICGEYHITNTENLCNLDKLVNKRFLYMGLPLKIREGTGSPIRAVALVEEE
- a CDS encoding BMC domain-containing protein; translated protein: MMSQALGLVETKGLVGSIEAADAMVKAANVTLVGYEKIGFGLVTIMVRGDVGAVKAAVDAGAEAARSVGELHSVHVIPRPHAEVERVILKQYE
- a CDS encoding BMC domain-containing protein, which codes for MNKALGLIEALGLTTAVTALDAASKAAEVTLVGVEKIIGVGKAVGVNIQIAGEVAAVQAAVDAGVQAGNRVGTIFSSHVIPRPHEEVDALIAKFAKNLNTHSEKTEVKKEKEVKPKEESKKK
- a CDS encoding isochorismatase family cysteine hydrolase; protein product: MARHAILVIDMLNDFGNPKGALYCEGTTIVTPKLQELFKWVRERQAAGKDDVQLVHIQEAHRKNDADFKVRPVHAVDGTWGSDFIPELKPEGDEYIVKKRRHSAFAHTDLELFLREENIETVVVTGTWTNVCVRSTATDALARAFKVISLTDGIHSKTQEMHEYGLNDLSIFTKLMTIAEYEDAMDKGIDPWAGGGDAENKVK